A region from the Flavobacteriales bacterium genome encodes:
- a CDS encoding PorT family protein gives MSKVMKMLALVALLLPGAMNAQRGFKFGVKAGLNLTTMPTTDRSWLEINEGFVRTPKYKAGAHVGPTISLGFGRHGNASLVTDLLFSMKGGTYVYEDYYTLGSDTVNKKYDHKETVTRMCIDWPILFRYRLNMGVYGEAGIYTSIAAATKFSTDDSRYDTDELYNYVDIEESQYIPLDVGFTFGAGWISKGGFGLGLRGFMGMMDQYNTYTLFVNSLTKPSGRTINMGLQFGATYYFGWETKRRR, from the coding sequence ATGAGCAAGGTGATGAAGATGCTGGCCCTAGTGGCCCTGTTGCTGCCCGGCGCGATGAACGCGCAACGGGGCTTCAAATTCGGCGTGAAGGCCGGCCTTAATCTGACCACTATGCCCACCACCGACCGGTCGTGGCTGGAGATCAATGAGGGCTTCGTTAGGACGCCGAAGTACAAGGCGGGCGCCCACGTCGGCCCGACCATCAGCCTCGGTTTCGGCCGCCATGGCAACGCAAGCCTTGTAACGGACCTGCTCTTCAGCATGAAAGGCGGCACCTACGTGTACGAGGACTACTACACGCTGGGGAGCGACACGGTGAACAAGAAGTACGATCACAAGGAAACGGTGACGCGGATGTGCATCGACTGGCCGATCCTGTTCCGTTACCGTTTGAACATGGGTGTTTACGGTGAAGCCGGGATCTACACCTCCATTGCAGCGGCCACCAAGTTCTCCACGGACGACAGCCGCTATGACACCGATGAACTGTACAACTATGTGGACATCGAGGAATCGCAGTACATCCCTCTGGACGTCGGCTTCACCTTCGGGGCAGGCTGGATCTCCAAAGGGGGCTTCGGCCTAGGGCTGCGCGGTTTCATGGGCATGATGGACCAGTACAATACGTATACGTTGTTCGTCAATTCGCTGACCAAGCCCTCCGGCCGAACGATCAACATGGGGCTGCAGTTCGGCGCCACGTATTACTTCGGCTGGGAGACCAAGCGCCGTCGTTGA
- a CDS encoding OmpA family protein, translating to MNFTPRSFLLASAFASGSVLLAQETPNPDSLNLVPNGSFEEVEGKLKRLGSIEMAKGWKSPTAAKADLLSETVANSPISAPRSQFGDQSALKGTNYAGLRWWSYQNKAPRTYLQAKLKKVLKKGQKYCVRYYVSLSDLSKYSSNELGVFMSKMLVNKDDNMSLTYNAQVPNLRTEIYGDQFGWKGVCGVYEAQGDEQYMIIGNFASNEKTVTGKAKRPKGETRQQTLDAYYFIDDINVWPIKLMSECSCTQLDKAESEFIYSKKVALPLNLKPVDAIEQATIYFKRFTRSIDGSMDQIIADMAKLMTENKEIKIKLTGHSDALEHDRIRMRPDLTEMAKERADEVKAALVEAGVEGERITTASAGHESPADGGDDDVALSKNRRVEVDILQ from the coding sequence ATGAACTTCACTCCCCGCTCGTTCCTCTTGGCCTCGGCCTTTGCTTCCGGCTCAGTGCTCCTCGCCCAGGAAACCCCTAACCCCGACTCGTTGAACCTGGTGCCCAACGGCAGTTTCGAGGAGGTGGAAGGCAAGCTCAAGCGATTGGGCAGCATCGAAATGGCCAAGGGTTGGAAGAGCCCCACAGCGGCAAAAGCTGATCTCCTGAGCGAGACGGTCGCCAACTCCCCGATCAGCGCACCGCGCAGCCAGTTCGGCGACCAGAGCGCCCTGAAGGGCACCAACTACGCCGGCCTCCGTTGGTGGAGCTACCAGAACAAAGCTCCGCGCACGTACCTGCAAGCCAAACTGAAAAAGGTGCTGAAGAAGGGCCAGAAATACTGCGTGCGCTACTACGTGAGCCTGAGCGACCTGAGCAAGTACAGCAGCAACGAGCTGGGCGTTTTCATGAGCAAGATGCTGGTGAACAAGGACGACAACATGTCCCTCACCTACAATGCCCAGGTGCCCAACCTGCGCACCGAGATCTACGGCGATCAGTTCGGCTGGAAGGGTGTATGCGGTGTGTACGAGGCTCAGGGCGATGAGCAGTACATGATCATCGGGAACTTCGCGTCCAATGAAAAGACCGTTACCGGCAAAGCAAAGCGCCCCAAGGGCGAAACCCGCCAGCAAACGCTCGACGCCTACTACTTCATCGACGACATCAACGTTTGGCCGATCAAGCTGATGAGCGAGTGCTCGTGCACGCAGCTCGACAAGGCCGAGAGCGAGTTCATCTACAGCAAGAAGGTGGCACTGCCGTTGAACCTGAAGCCCGTGGATGCCATTGAACAAGCCACCATCTACTTCAAGCGCTTCACCCGAAGCATCGACGGGTCCATGGACCAGATCATTGCCGACATGGCCAAGTTGATGACGGAGAACAAGGAGATCAAGATCAAGCTCACCGGTCACAGCGACGCGCTCGAGCACGACCGCATCCGGATGCGCCCCGACCTTACCGAAATGGCCAAAGAGCGGGCGGACGAAGTGAAGGCAGCGCTGGTTGAGGCCGGTGTTGAGGGCGAGCGTATCACCACGGCAAGTGCAGGCCACGAGAGCCCGGCGGACGGCGGCGATGACGATGTTGCCCTGAGCAAGAACCGCCGCGTGGAAGTGGACATCCTCCAGTAA
- a CDS encoding MFS transporter, translated as MQKNDPKVIRAWTFYDWANSVYSLTITSAVFPLFYAGITKKDGVDLVREGPIGIPAQSLYSYALSAGFLIVAFIAPLLSGIADSRGNKLAYLKAFCYVGAASCAGLAFFTFDGIWWGLALVAMACIGFSGSLVFYDAFLVDIAGKDQHDKVSARGYTMGYIGSVILLIVNLLMVMMPKVFGLPDEITIGGVSYGGVPARATFITVAIWWAAFAQIAFRRLPKRTPVVEGKDSVFWNGYAELRKVWRQMQATVRLKRFLLAFFVFNMGIQTVMYLAVSFAEQEIKRVDENGAIVKIADESLIISILLIQLVAAVGASIFVRLSARFGNVRALVMGVSAWVLICIGAYFTRWTNEFYILASCVGLVMGGCQALSRSTYAKFLPPTRDTASFFSFYDVSYYLGTVLGTLAYGLVFHLTEDLRNTVIAIGSFFVIGLILLLRVPKVEVGEAAS; from the coding sequence ATGCAGAAGAACGATCCCAAGGTCATCCGCGCGTGGACGTTCTACGACTGGGCCAACTCGGTTTATTCGCTCACCATCACCAGCGCGGTGTTCCCGCTCTTCTATGCGGGCATCACCAAGAAGGACGGTGTTGACCTTGTGCGCGAAGGCCCGATCGGCATTCCGGCGCAGTCGCTCTATTCCTACGCGCTTTCGGCCGGTTTCCTCATCGTGGCCTTCATTGCACCCTTGCTGAGCGGCATTGCTGACAGTCGCGGCAACAAGCTGGCCTATCTCAAAGCCTTCTGCTACGTGGGTGCTGCGTCCTGTGCGGGTCTGGCCTTCTTCACCTTCGATGGAATTTGGTGGGGTTTGGCGCTGGTGGCCATGGCCTGCATCGGGTTCAGTGGCAGTTTGGTGTTCTACGATGCCTTCCTGGTGGATATAGCAGGAAAGGACCAGCACGACAAGGTGAGCGCCCGTGGCTACACTATGGGCTACATCGGTAGCGTCATTCTGCTCATCGTCAACTTGCTCATGGTGATGATGCCGAAGGTGTTCGGACTTCCGGATGAGATCACCATTGGGGGCGTGTCGTACGGCGGCGTGCCTGCGCGCGCAACCTTCATCACCGTGGCCATTTGGTGGGCAGCGTTCGCGCAGATCGCTTTCCGTCGCCTGCCGAAACGGACGCCTGTCGTGGAAGGAAAGGATAGCGTGTTCTGGAACGGCTACGCGGAACTGCGCAAAGTGTGGAGGCAGATGCAGGCCACGGTGCGGCTGAAGCGTTTCCTCTTGGCCTTCTTCGTCTTCAACATGGGCATACAAACCGTTATGTACCTCGCGGTGAGCTTCGCCGAGCAGGAGATCAAACGCGTGGACGAGAACGGCGCCATCGTCAAGATCGCGGACGAGAGCCTGATCATCAGCATCCTGCTCATCCAACTGGTGGCAGCCGTAGGGGCGAGCATCTTCGTTCGGCTCAGCGCGCGCTTCGGCAACGTGAGGGCCTTGGTGATGGGCGTCAGCGCGTGGGTGCTGATCTGTATCGGCGCCTACTTCACGCGGTGGACCAACGAGTTCTACATCCTTGCCAGCTGCGTGGGACTGGTCATGGGCGGTTGCCAGGCCTTGAGCCGCAGTACCTACGCCAAGTTCCTGCCGCCCACGCGGGACACGGCCAGCTTCTTCAGCTTCTACGACGTCAGCTACTACTTGGGCACGGTGCTCGGTACGCTTGCTTACGGGCTTGTCTTCCACCTTACTGAGGACCTGCGGAACACTGTCATCGCCATTGGGAGCTTCTTCGTCATCGGGCTCATCCTCCTGCTGCGCGTTCCGAAGGTGGAAGTAGGAGAGGCTGCTTCGTGA
- the lhgO gene encoding L-2-hydroxyglutarate oxidase, whose amino-acid sequence MADTNWDVIIVGGGIVGAATMHKLQARFPQFRILLIEKEKELADHQTGHNSGVIHSGIYYKPGSWKAKNCVQGRRELVAFCKEHQVAHDVCGKIIVATDKEELPRLEKIFNTGQANGIEDMEMIGPDRIKEIEPHCAGIAGIRVGCTGIVDFRGATRKMTELAAGKGTGSKVLLGEEVTGTQVDGDLTSVSTSKSTYKGRYVVFCGGLQSDRLARQDGASLDERIVGFRGDYYELTEQAKHKVKHLIYPVPDPRFPFLGVHFTRMTDGSIECGPNAVFTFKREGYGKTDFSLRDTADALSYRGTWKLFFKNMSYGIDEYRRAFSKRLFLKTLQRLVPSLTMDDIHPGRAGVRAMLLGTDGNMVDDFRIETRGNHIHVLNAPSPAATACLSIGERIVEMCVEKLGMQEKK is encoded by the coding sequence ATGGCAGACACCAATTGGGACGTGATCATCGTTGGCGGCGGCATCGTGGGTGCAGCCACCATGCACAAGCTGCAGGCACGGTTCCCGCAGTTCCGGATCCTGCTCATTGAAAAGGAAAAGGAACTCGCCGATCACCAGACCGGCCACAACAGTGGCGTCATCCACAGCGGGATCTACTACAAGCCCGGAAGCTGGAAGGCGAAGAACTGCGTGCAAGGCCGTCGTGAACTGGTCGCGTTCTGCAAAGAGCACCAGGTGGCGCATGACGTCTGCGGCAAGATCATCGTGGCAACGGACAAGGAAGAGCTGCCGCGTTTGGAGAAGATCTTCAACACGGGCCAGGCCAACGGCATCGAGGACATGGAGATGATCGGCCCGGACCGCATCAAGGAGATCGAACCGCATTGCGCGGGCATTGCGGGCATCCGGGTGGGCTGCACCGGTATCGTTGATTTCCGAGGCGCGACGAGGAAAATGACGGAGCTGGCCGCTGGCAAGGGAACCGGTAGCAAAGTGCTGTTAGGGGAGGAGGTGACCGGCACGCAGGTGGACGGAGACTTGACATCGGTGAGCACGAGCAAGTCGACGTACAAGGGCCGCTACGTGGTCTTCTGCGGTGGCTTGCAGAGCGACCGCCTCGCCAGGCAGGACGGCGCGTCGCTCGATGAACGCATCGTCGGCTTCCGCGGCGACTACTACGAGCTCACCGAGCAGGCAAAGCACAAGGTGAAACACCTCATCTATCCTGTGCCCGACCCGCGTTTCCCCTTCCTCGGCGTGCACTTCACGCGCATGACCGATGGCAGCATCGAATGCGGGCCGAACGCCGTGTTCACCTTCAAGCGCGAGGGCTACGGCAAGACCGACTTCAGTTTGCGTGATACGGCCGATGCGCTGAGCTACCGCGGAACCTGGAAACTGTTCTTCAAGAACATGAGCTACGGCATCGATGAATACCGCAGGGCATTCAGCAAGCGGCTCTTCCTGAAGACCCTCCAGCGGCTGGTTCCTTCATTGACGATGGATGATATCCACCCCGGCCGCGCAGGCGTGCGGGCCATGCTGCTCGGCACCGATGGCAACATGGTGGATGACTTCCGCATCGAAACGCGCGGCAATCACATCCATGTGCTGAATGCGCCGTCCCCCGCGGCCACGGCGTGCCTCTCCATTGGTGAGCGCATCGTGGAGATGTGCGTGGAGAAGTTGGGGATGCAGGAGAAAAAGTGA
- a CDS encoding DinB family protein: protein MQVRTLIDQYAAYDLWANTLFVRRLDREPAELLDRNTPSSFPTLRQTLLHIRNAEHVWLKRVRNEAYTWPAEADDAIGSLLKHCALLHDHAASLDDGALAGVVQFKDLRGNEHSSPVWQMLLHCFNHSTYHRGQLVTMMRALGMDDIPASDMIAYFRSRTE from the coding sequence ATGCAAGTACGAACGCTCATCGATCAATACGCTGCGTACGACCTGTGGGCCAACACGCTCTTCGTCCGGCGCCTGGACCGCGAACCAGCGGAACTCCTGGACCGCAACACGCCCAGCAGCTTCCCCACGCTGCGCCAGACGCTCCTGCACATACGCAATGCGGAACACGTGTGGCTGAAGCGCGTGCGCAATGAGGCTTACACGTGGCCAGCTGAGGCGGATGATGCCATCGGATCGCTGCTGAAGCACTGCGCGCTTTTGCACGATCATGCAGCTTCGCTCGATGATGGAGCTTTGGCGGGCGTGGTACAATTCAAGGACCTGCGCGGCAACGAACACAGCAGCCCGGTTTGGCAGATGCTTCTGCACTGCTTCAACCACAGTACTTATCACCGCGGGCAATTGGTGACGATGATGCGCGCATTAGGGATGGACGACATCCCGGCGTCGGACATGATCGCCTACTTCAGGTCGCGCACCGAATAA
- the purB gene encoding adenylosuccinate lyase, producing MELSPLTAISPIDGRYRNQTADLGQWFSEWALIRYRLQVELDYFVFLCELPLPELKGANLDGIARIRERITNLSPNDAERIKEIERTTNHDVKAVEYFLKELLDGAGLGAHKEFVHFGLTSQDVNNTALPLMVKDFLFQRYLPDMVALRDALHGLALEWAMVPMLARTHGQPASPTRLGKEIQVFVERLDAQVKLLRAVPFSCKFGGATGNFNAHHAAYPGIDWVKEADRFCDQKLGLERQQFTTQIEHYDSLAALFDACRRINTILTDLCRDVWSYVSLDYFRQRVKAGEVGSSAMPHKVNPIDFENAEGNLGIANALFAHLSEKLPISRLQRDLTDSTVTRNIGVPLAHTEIALRSIHKGLGKLLLNEAALKRDLDGQWAVVAEGIQTILRREGYPEPYEALKALTRGKDRIGEEDIRAFIDHLDVDDAVKGELRALTPHTYTGIDLLGRVVA from the coding sequence ATGGAACTGAGCCCGCTCACCGCCATCAGCCCCATCGACGGGCGCTACCGCAACCAGACCGCCGACCTGGGCCAGTGGTTCAGCGAGTGGGCGCTCATCCGCTACCGCCTTCAGGTGGAGCTGGACTACTTCGTCTTCCTCTGCGAACTGCCCCTACCCGAGCTGAAGGGCGCCAACTTGGATGGCATTGCGCGCATCCGTGAACGCATCACCAACCTCAGCCCCAACGATGCCGAGCGGATCAAGGAGATCGAACGCACCACCAACCACGACGTGAAAGCCGTGGAGTACTTCCTGAAGGAGTTGCTCGATGGTGCGGGACTTGGCGCGCACAAGGAGTTCGTGCACTTCGGGCTCACCAGCCAGGACGTGAACAACACCGCCCTGCCGCTCATGGTGAAGGACTTTCTCTTCCAACGCTACCTGCCCGATATGGTGGCCCTGCGCGATGCGCTGCACGGCCTGGCACTGGAGTGGGCCATGGTGCCCATGCTCGCACGCACGCACGGGCAGCCGGCATCGCCCACGCGGCTCGGCAAGGAGATCCAAGTGTTCGTTGAGCGGCTCGATGCCCAGGTGAAACTGCTGCGCGCCGTTCCCTTCAGTTGCAAATTCGGCGGGGCCACAGGCAATTTCAACGCGCACCATGCGGCCTATCCGGGCATCGATTGGGTGAAGGAAGCCGACCGTTTCTGTGACCAGAAGCTCGGCCTCGAACGCCAGCAGTTCACCACGCAGATCGAGCATTACGACAGCCTGGCAGCGCTCTTCGATGCGTGCCGAAGGATCAACACCATCCTCACTGACCTCTGCCGCGACGTGTGGAGCTACGTTTCCCTCGACTACTTCCGCCAGCGCGTGAAAGCCGGTGAGGTGGGCTCCTCAGCCATGCCCCACAAGGTGAACCCCATCGACTTCGAGAACGCGGAGGGTAATCTCGGCATCGCGAACGCGCTGTTCGCGCACCTCAGCGAGAAGCTGCCCATCAGCCGCCTGCAGCGCGACCTCACCGACAGCACGGTGACTCGCAACATCGGCGTGCCCCTAGCGCATACGGAGATCGCACTGCGCAGCATCCACAAGGGCCTGGGCAAGTTGCTCTTGAACGAAGCTGCGTTGAAGCGCGATCTGGACGGGCAGTGGGCCGTGGTGGCCGAGGGTATCCAAACGATCCTCCGCCGCGAAGGCTATCCGGAACCGTACGAAGCGCTGAAAGCCCTGACACGCGGCAAGGACAGGATCGGCGAGGAGGACATCCGCGCCTTCATCGACCATCTGGACGTGGATGACGCCGTGAAAGGCGAACTGCGCGCGCTCACACCGCACACGTACACCGGCATCGACCTTCTTGGCCGCGTGGTGGCTTGA
- a CDS encoding EI24 domain-containing protein: MRKDLSLGFTTFFRAFGFALDNRMWWMFLAPVVLWLLLVFGVVAMLSGPVDEFSKWLASLFSIPFDPTVHEGVKGVWNTVKAFLEGARVVVVGILLKIMVGYVLFSLNKYIVLVLLSPMLAYASERTEQILTGRDYPFSWRQLAKDVWRGVLIAVRNGILELFVVVGCWVVTLFFPPLAVLTAPFLFIVSAWFYGFSMFDYVSERRRLRMSESIDALKANRGMVLMNGALFALVMKLPLLGMMFGPVLAAVGASMAAVEKERHGAAGTIAPRSTAFAQGSGHSA; encoded by the coding sequence ATGAGGAAAGACCTTTCACTCGGTTTCACCACCTTCTTCCGCGCCTTCGGCTTCGCCCTGGACAACCGCATGTGGTGGATGTTCCTGGCCCCGGTGGTGCTTTGGTTGTTGCTTGTTTTCGGGGTGGTGGCCATGCTCAGTGGTCCGGTGGACGAGTTCAGCAAGTGGCTGGCATCCCTCTTCAGCATCCCCTTCGACCCTACGGTGCACGAAGGCGTCAAGGGCGTTTGGAACACCGTGAAGGCCTTCTTGGAGGGCGCGCGCGTCGTCGTGGTCGGTATCCTGTTGAAGATCATGGTAGGTTACGTGCTCTTCTCGCTGAACAAGTACATCGTTCTTGTTCTGCTCAGCCCCATGCTGGCCTATGCGAGCGAACGCACCGAGCAGATCCTAACTGGCCGCGACTACCCCTTCAGCTGGCGCCAGCTGGCCAAGGATGTTTGGCGCGGAGTGCTCATCGCGGTGCGCAACGGCATCCTTGAACTGTTCGTGGTGGTCGGCTGCTGGGTCGTCACGCTCTTTTTCCCGCCGTTGGCGGTGCTCACGGCCCCGTTCCTGTTCATCGTTTCGGCGTGGTTCTACGGCTTCAGCATGTTCGATTACGTGAGCGAGCGCCGCCGTTTGCGCATGAGCGAAAGCATCGATGCGCTGAAGGCCAACAGGGGCATGGTGCTCATGAACGGTGCCCTCTTCGCCTTGGTGATGAAACTGCCGTTGCTCGGCATGATGTTCGGCCCGGTCCTGGCCGCAGTGGGTGCTTCCATGGCCGCAGTGGAGAAAGAAAGGCACGGCGCGGCCGGGACGATCGCACCGCGTTCAACGGCTTTCGCACAAGGAAGCGGCCATTCGGCATGA
- a CDS encoding vanadium-dependent haloperoxidase — protein MIGLLAGGCGQADTASMETKDVVEEPRGKDNAAYYWGSVILEGTANDTERNKPRPPVNSRMVALPCIAMFDAWSRFDSVAEPFYLKADRRPTTEQTLENKAAAIGYACARLLQNVYPGDSLLFANKLKEAGLDPANFSVDPSTAAGVGNLAAQSVIDARRDDGSNQYGQNAAADTIYGDYTHYMSVNTADAQKEINRWAPKYFTRADGSKWAPGGLAPHWGHVKPFLLDSASQFRSPPPPVMGDPLLEKEIREVVELQANLTNDQKALVEFMRDGPRSVQQAGHWLIFARDVSLRDQHTLDEEVKMYLLVTGTAMDCFIACWDTKYFYDNCRPYQQVHHIMGDEDIVAWAGPNKGMQKMKGKDWRPYSPDDFLCPPFPAYVSGHSTVSGGCAKALELFTGSDTYGVKVHLLPGWLTEPGITTDSITLDLATFSGTADMAGRSRVLGGYHIETDNREGLAMGRKVAELVVARCMEHINGKKGGAVAAR, from the coding sequence ATGATCGGCCTCCTTGCCGGGGGCTGCGGACAAGCCGACACCGCTTCCATGGAGACGAAGGACGTTGTTGAAGAACCCCGTGGAAAAGACAATGCTGCCTACTACTGGGGCAGCGTTATCCTGGAAGGCACCGCCAACGACACGGAGCGCAACAAGCCGCGCCCGCCGGTGAACAGCCGCATGGTGGCCTTGCCGTGCATTGCCATGTTCGATGCATGGAGCCGCTTCGATAGCGTGGCCGAGCCGTTCTACTTGAAAGCCGACCGCCGCCCCACCACTGAGCAGACCTTGGAGAACAAGGCCGCGGCCATTGGATACGCGTGTGCCCGTTTGCTGCAGAACGTTTACCCCGGCGACAGCTTGCTCTTCGCCAACAAACTGAAGGAAGCCGGCCTGGACCCCGCCAATTTCAGCGTGGACCCTTCGACCGCCGCCGGGGTGGGCAACCTGGCCGCTCAAAGCGTCATCGATGCCCGTCGAGATGACGGCAGCAACCAATATGGCCAGAACGCCGCCGCCGATACCATTTACGGGGATTACACGCATTACATGAGCGTGAACACTGCGGATGCGCAGAAGGAGATCAACCGGTGGGCGCCCAAGTATTTCACCAGGGCCGACGGGTCGAAATGGGCGCCGGGCGGCTTGGCCCCGCATTGGGGGCATGTGAAGCCTTTCCTATTGGACAGTGCCAGCCAGTTCCGCAGCCCACCCCCGCCGGTCATGGGCGACCCATTGCTTGAGAAGGAGATCCGCGAGGTGGTCGAACTACAAGCCAACCTCACCAACGATCAGAAAGCCCTGGTGGAATTCATGCGCGATGGGCCCCGCAGCGTGCAGCAGGCTGGCCACTGGCTCATTTTCGCCCGCGATGTGAGCTTGCGTGACCAGCACACGCTCGACGAGGAAGTAAAGATGTACTTGCTCGTCACCGGCACTGCCATGGATTGTTTCATCGCTTGTTGGGACACGAAGTACTTCTACGACAACTGCCGCCCATATCAGCAGGTGCACCACATCATGGGCGACGAGGACATCGTGGCCTGGGCCGGACCGAACAAGGGCATGCAGAAAATGAAAGGCAAGGATTGGCGGCCCTATTCCCCCGACGACTTCCTGTGCCCACCGTTCCCCGCTTACGTGAGCGGGCACAGCACGGTGAGCGGTGGTTGTGCCAAGGCCTTGGAGCTTTTCACCGGTAGCGATACCTACGGTGTGAAGGTGCACCTGCTGCCCGGCTGGCTCACCGAGCCCGGCATCACCACGGACAGCATCACGCTGGACCTGGCCACCTTCAGCGGGACCGCTGATATGGCCGGACGCAGCCGTGTGCTCGGTGGCTACCACATCGAAACCGACAACCGCGAGGGACTGGCCATGGGCCGGAAGGTCGCGGAGTTGGTGGTGGCCCGCTGCATGGAGCACATCAACGGGAAGAAGGGCGGGGCTGTGGCGGCGCGTTGA